A single window of Nocardia higoensis DNA harbors:
- a CDS encoding WXG100 family type VII secretion target, translating into MTQGDGTFDVVPSEVSDAGRYVQLTAQELVDGVRTLDTEIGVLLQGWTGVSATAYRAGWEETRQGAQTVLDALATLAELMGVTADTHTQLDTDRATDTSSLDLP; encoded by the coding sequence ATGACGCAGGGTGATGGGACTTTCGATGTCGTCCCGTCCGAGGTGAGCGATGCTGGGCGATACGTGCAGTTGACCGCCCAAGAGCTGGTCGACGGAGTTCGTACCTTGGACACCGAGATCGGTGTGCTCTTGCAGGGGTGGACCGGTGTCTCGGCGACCGCGTATCGGGCGGGTTGGGAGGAGACCCGTCAAGGCGCGCAGACCGTTCTGGATGCGCTCGCGACGCTGGCCGAACTGATGGGTGTCACCGCGGATACGCATACCCAGCTCGATACAGATCGGGCGACTGACACCAGTTCACTGGATCTGCCGTAG
- a CDS encoding WXG100 family type VII secretion target, with translation MAEPFRVDLTELDDITARVAGFVGFLEDSLTGIQQRIAAVQAGWSGPSAVAANDAFARWLTGAQDVAEGIDEMRAAAVAAHQRYTAAVATNLEMLGRGGSPS, from the coding sequence ATGGCTGAACCGTTTCGGGTCGATTTGACCGAACTCGACGACATCACCGCTCGTGTGGCCGGATTCGTCGGCTTCCTCGAGGACAGCCTCACAGGTATCCAGCAGCGGATCGCCGCTGTGCAGGCCGGCTGGAGCGGTCCGTCCGCCGTTGCCGCGAACGATGCCTTCGCCCGTTGGCTCACCGGCGCACAGGATGTCGCCGAGGGGATCGACGAGATGCGCGCCGCCGCGGTCGCCGCGCATCAGCGCTATACCGCGGCCGTGGCCACGAATCTGGAGATGCTCGGCCGTGGTGGATCACCGTCGTGA
- a CDS encoding polymorphic toxin type 24 domain-containing protein yields MAGSIGDGKTWAESYDQQAGDVWKISLDLTLALDGYAQVLNQAGYNHALADHDPASGLPEPQLPPLTAAFGYSPLELISTLPSSAGGDGRGLVDDGLELATKVGIPIPDGDTAKMSHAADVWHTLSIHESVTAVATELERAAVMFEQVTSPDANFIDEDLRELKTVATDLAGAYGEMAQSCRDQKQAHDALRAELERLLGDLAKEIAVEVAVSLALSVLASCVSFGVGGAAVAARTAAAVARIIDKFADLIRIAVNAAKLRTVVAVERITSKTKEIVQRIKDLTTKLIEKIRNKFPKKSLTDELSNAQVWNGRILPTKGPPNGYLVKKDANGNITHYSYFDEDGIATKRVDLTGKSHYDKTTGQEIPTPHVVEVRKNTNPNTGEKFGQTLPDTVRPALPEEIP; encoded by the coding sequence ATGGCAGGCAGCATCGGCGACGGCAAGACCTGGGCCGAGTCATATGATCAGCAGGCCGGCGACGTGTGGAAGATTTCGCTGGATCTCACCTTGGCGCTCGACGGCTACGCCCAAGTCCTGAATCAGGCCGGCTACAACCACGCCCTCGCCGATCACGACCCCGCCAGCGGCCTGCCCGAACCTCAGCTACCGCCCCTGACAGCGGCATTCGGCTACTCACCTCTGGAACTGATATCAACGCTCCCATCGTCGGCGGGTGGAGACGGGCGCGGCCTGGTCGACGACGGTCTCGAACTGGCCACCAAGGTCGGCATCCCGATCCCGGACGGCGACACCGCCAAGATGTCGCACGCGGCCGATGTGTGGCACACGCTGTCCATCCACGAGTCCGTCACCGCTGTCGCGACCGAACTCGAACGCGCCGCGGTGATGTTCGAACAGGTCACCTCACCGGATGCGAACTTCATCGACGAAGATCTCCGCGAACTGAAAACCGTCGCCACGGACTTGGCCGGCGCCTACGGCGAGATGGCGCAATCGTGCCGAGACCAGAAACAAGCCCACGACGCCCTGCGCGCCGAGCTGGAGCGACTGCTCGGGGACCTCGCCAAGGAGATCGCCGTAGAAGTGGCCGTCAGCCTCGCGCTGTCGGTCCTCGCTTCCTGTGTCAGCTTCGGTGTCGGCGGTGCCGCGGTGGCCGCACGAACCGCTGCTGCGGTCGCCAGGATAATCGACAAATTCGCCGACCTCATCCGCATTGCGGTCAACGCGGCGAAACTCCGCACCGTCGTCGCAGTCGAACGCATCACCTCCAAGACCAAAGAGATCGTCCAGCGCATCAAAGACCTCACTACCAAGCTCATCGAAAAGATCAGGAACAAGTTTCCGAAGAAGTCCTTGACGGATGAGTTGAGCAACGCTCAGGTGTGGAATGGTCGAATACTGCCGACAAAAGGTCCGCCGAACGGGTATCTGGTGAAGAAGGATGCCAATGGTAACATTACACACTACTCATACTTCGACGAAGACGGTATTGCCACGAAGCGTGTCGACCTGACCGGAAAGTCGCATTATGACAAGACGACCGGTCAAGAAATTCCGACACCACATGTCGTCGAAGTGCGAAAGAATACAAATCCGAACACCGGCGAAAAGTTCGGCCAGACACTGCCGGATACCGTCAGACCGGCCTTACCAGAGGAGATTCCATAG
- a CDS encoding HEAT repeat domain-containing protein — protein sequence MHGSSEPGSAVEAVVARSRDIDTGIRVAAVQELAQWIDQPAALDRLIDMLHDQNVTVMVDAAEVLARRGGAAGIRGILEEIGRSEDDADVDYIMYKLEELEALGEAPILVVARSLDASRESVDFRAGLSEVESYMGHHNPK from the coding sequence GTGCACGGCAGCAGCGAACCCGGGTCCGCAGTGGAAGCCGTCGTCGCCAGATCGCGAGATATCGACACCGGGATCAGGGTTGCCGCTGTGCAGGAATTGGCCCAGTGGATCGATCAACCGGCAGCGCTGGATCGTTTGATCGATATGTTGCACGACCAGAATGTCACGGTGATGGTCGATGCGGCGGAAGTATTGGCCCGTAGAGGTGGGGCCGCTGGCATTCGGGGGATACTGGAAGAAATTGGTCGCAGCGAGGATGACGCGGACGTCGATTACATCATGTACAAGCTCGAAGAACTGGAGGCGCTGGGTGAAGCGCCGATCCTGGTTGTGGCCAGATCTTTGGACGCCTCCCGGGAGTCGGTCGACTTTCGAGCCGGATTGAGTGAGGTCGAGAGCTATATGGGTCACCATAATCCGAAATAG
- a CDS encoding DinB family protein codes for MTTPTRTTGTERELLETILDQARADLVDTVRGLSETDARRRLVPSLTTPIALIKHATFAERMWFQRTLGQLADPDCDGPLWAHGGFVVGEEETVAEVIAEFERASARARSIAAGIPLDETREHPRMGVVSLRWIFMFMAAEFARHAGHGDILREQIEADGGSSAALSLRGRPDPQV; via the coding sequence ATGACCACACCAACCCGCACCACCGGCACCGAGCGGGAACTGCTCGAGACCATTCTCGACCAGGCGCGCGCCGACCTCGTCGACACCGTGCGCGGACTATCCGAAACCGACGCCAGGCGCCGGCTCGTCCCGTCGCTGACCACCCCGATAGCCCTGATCAAGCACGCCACCTTCGCCGAACGAATGTGGTTCCAGCGCACGCTCGGCCAACTCGCCGACCCCGACTGCGACGGCCCGCTCTGGGCGCACGGCGGTTTCGTCGTGGGCGAAGAGGAGACCGTCGCCGAGGTGATCGCGGAGTTCGAACGCGCCAGCGCTCGAGCCAGGTCGATCGCGGCCGGGATTCCCTTGGACGAGACCCGAGAGCATCCACGCATGGGCGTCGTCAGCCTTCGATGGATCTTTATGTTCATGGCCGCCGAATTCGCCCGGCATGCCGGTCACGGTGACATCCTGCGCGAGCAGATCGAGGCCGATGGTGGCTCCTCCGCGGCCTTATCACTGCGCGGTCGCCCGGATCCTCAGGTGTAG
- a CDS encoding MerR family transcriptional regulator — MKIGEASRVSGVSARSLRHYEDEGLIVPGRLGNGFRDYCQSTIDRVLVVRSLLESGLPVRLIRDVLPRPTDRSGVTADAVCSEFLHEVRSYRDRLAARIAVLSDQQAALDAYLRETGRTDP, encoded by the coding sequence ATGAAGATCGGCGAAGCTTCCAGGGTCAGCGGCGTGAGCGCGAGATCGTTGCGGCACTACGAGGACGAGGGTCTGATCGTCCCCGGCCGCCTCGGCAACGGGTTCCGCGACTACTGCCAGTCCACGATCGACCGCGTGCTCGTCGTTCGTTCGCTGCTCGAGTCAGGGCTGCCCGTGCGGCTGATCAGGGACGTTCTGCCCCGACCGACCGATAGATCCGGTGTCACCGCGGATGCGGTGTGCTCGGAATTCCTGCACGAAGTGCGGAGCTATCGGGATCGGCTGGCGGCGCGTATCGCCGTGCTCAGCGACCAGCAGGCAGCACTCGACGCTTACCTTCGAGAGACAGGCCGCACCGATCCGTAA
- a CDS encoding NADPH:quinone oxidoreductase family protein has product MTINEQRHTTEQTMRALVQRTHRGPDDLAFTTDHRLPDPGPGEYLIRVGAAGVNFADVMQTRGTYGGGPQAPYVAGFEAAGEIVGVGADVESPLPLGTHIVGAGPGAFAQYMTMPAASALPVPTGWSDAAALGLVLNWATALAALKPLGDIKSGEAVLVHAAAGGVGQAAVRLARHYGARVIATASREKHDVLDALGADEVLDSRRPDLAAQITRLTGGVDLALESVGQATFEVSLSVVKPFTGRIVVFGAASGDATLTTHDLVFTHPVQVMGLHIGALAVAAPSIYQSLLDEIEALIAHGVYPPGDPFVHPLADGPSVLRQLEAGRTHGKHALDPWRQGRTTAP; this is encoded by the coding sequence ATGACGATCAACGAGCAGCGACATACCACCGAGCAGACAATGCGAGCACTGGTTCAGCGGACGCACCGGGGACCTGACGATCTGGCTTTCACGACCGACCACCGTCTGCCCGACCCGGGGCCTGGCGAGTACCTGATCCGCGTCGGAGCTGCCGGAGTCAACTTCGCCGACGTCATGCAGACCCGTGGAACGTACGGAGGAGGTCCGCAGGCTCCCTACGTGGCAGGCTTCGAAGCCGCCGGTGAGATCGTGGGAGTCGGCGCGGACGTCGAGAGTCCGCTGCCCCTGGGCACCCACATCGTCGGAGCCGGCCCGGGGGCCTTCGCGCAGTACATGACGATGCCGGCGGCGAGTGCGCTTCCCGTGCCCACGGGCTGGAGTGATGCCGCAGCCCTCGGTCTGGTGTTGAACTGGGCCACCGCCCTGGCGGCACTGAAGCCGCTGGGCGACATCAAGTCCGGGGAGGCGGTGCTCGTTCATGCCGCGGCCGGAGGCGTGGGACAAGCCGCCGTTCGTCTTGCCCGTCACTACGGTGCGCGGGTGATCGCCACGGCGTCACGCGAGAAGCACGACGTGCTCGATGCGCTCGGCGCCGACGAGGTCCTGGACAGCCGCCGCCCCGACCTGGCCGCGCAGATCACCCGCCTGACCGGTGGTGTCGACCTGGCCCTGGAATCGGTGGGACAGGCCACCTTCGAGGTCAGTCTGTCGGTGGTCAAACCCTTCACCGGACGCATCGTGGTGTTCGGCGCCGCGTCCGGCGATGCCACGCTGACCACGCATGACCTGGTCTTCACCCACCCAGTCCAGGTCATGGGGCTGCATATCGGTGCGTTGGCGGTCGCGGCTCCGTCCATCTACCAATCGTTGCTCGACGAGATCGAGGCACTCATCGCCCACGGCGTCTACCCGCCCGGCGACCCGTTCGTCCATCCCTTGGCCGATGGGCCGTCAGTTCTGCGGCAACTCGAAGCGGGCCGCACCCATGGCAAGCACGCCCTCGATCCCTGGCGCCAGGGCCGCACGACCGCGCCCTGA
- a CDS encoding YczE/YyaS/YitT family protein — translation MLLRRLVALYSGLWMYGFSMAVMVRAGLGLDPWDVFHQGVADHVPLSFGAVTAVTGAIVLLAWIPLRQRPGLGTVSNIVVIGLSVDAGLWLLPTGESLPVRIAAMLAAVVLNAAATVLYIGAGMGPGPRDGLMTGLVRRTGWSVRSIRTTIEVTVLATGWLLGGSVGVGTLVYAFGIGPLIQLMIPAVDRYLPGFHTVQRAAQSSAGQPAVVDR, via the coding sequence ATGCTCCTTCGGCGGTTGGTCGCGCTCTACAGCGGATTGTGGATGTACGGGTTCTCCATGGCGGTGATGGTGCGCGCCGGGCTCGGGCTCGACCCTTGGGACGTCTTCCACCAAGGCGTCGCTGATCACGTGCCCCTCAGCTTCGGCGCGGTGACCGCGGTGACCGGCGCGATCGTTCTGCTCGCCTGGATTCCGCTGCGGCAGCGCCCAGGACTCGGCACGGTCAGCAATATCGTGGTGATCGGGTTGTCGGTGGACGCCGGCCTGTGGCTGCTGCCCACGGGGGAATCACTGCCGGTGCGGATCGCCGCCATGCTCGCGGCCGTCGTGCTCAACGCCGCCGCCACCGTCCTCTACATCGGCGCGGGCATGGGCCCCGGCCCGCGTGATGGCCTGATGACTGGCCTGGTCCGCCGCACCGGCTGGTCCGTCCGATCGATCCGCACCACCATCGAGGTGACGGTCCTGGCCACCGGCTGGCTCCTCGGCGGCAGCGTCGGCGTCGGCACCCTCGTCTACGCCTTCGGCATCGGTCCACTGATCCAGCTCATGATCCCCGCAGTCGACCGCTACCTCCCCGGCTTCCACACCGTCCAGCGTGCTGCGCAGAGCTCGGCAGGCCAACCTGCCGTGGTAGATCGCTGA
- a CDS encoding Rieske (2Fe-2S) protein yields the protein MTDDIDRRTVIAGAGIVAAAAALTACSTTGEAESAPASDGQQSPGSAGAIAKTADIPVGGGVIVGSTVVTQPSAGTFVGLDSTCTHAGCKVSSISEGTIRCRCHGSEFALDGTVVNGPASRPLASKSVRVEGDSIVGI from the coding sequence ATGACCGACGACATCGACCGCCGCACCGTCATCGCGGGTGCGGGCATAGTGGCCGCGGCCGCCGCCCTCACCGCGTGCTCGACCACCGGTGAAGCCGAATCCGCCCCCGCGTCGGACGGCCAGCAGTCGCCGGGTTCGGCAGGCGCCATCGCCAAGACCGCCGACATCCCGGTCGGCGGCGGTGTGATCGTCGGGTCCACGGTGGTCACCCAGCCGAGCGCGGGGACCTTCGTCGGCCTGGACAGCACCTGCACCCACGCGGGCTGCAAGGTGAGCTCGATATCCGAGGGCACCATCCGCTGCCGATGCCACGGCAGCGAGTTCGCCCTCGACGGAACGGTGGTCAACGGCCCCGCGAGCCGACCGCTGGCGTCGAAAAGCGTTCGGGTCGAGGGAGATTCGATCGTCGGTATCTGA
- a CDS encoding cytochrome P450 translates to MSAPPTSPHRVDGERVSLYSAEYTEDPHRVYREMRERFGSIVPVEVAPGVPATLVIGYRTGLNILNDQERFSSDPRAWEAAVPADCPVLPVFRWRPNASRNSGYAHERLREATTAAVDSVNMHATHALVEQFAMPLINGFCETGSADLTMQYVAPLVYMVVNQLVGCPVHISAKAAAATASVFEGAPVAEASRAFERALAELVGYKRAHPGADITTALMRHPVRLDDEEILHQVLLFYGVGIDPVQALIVNALRLLLVDDGFGEQIVGGAMSTRDAIDRVLFDDPPLPNPSIVYPKQPTLLEGVWLPANQPVIVSLAGCNDDPEIAGEDHAGSRAHLAWGAGPHTCPARSLGYLIAECAIDQLLDVLPDIRLAVPVEELRWRPGPLHRTLAALPVVFPPAPPLPIA, encoded by the coding sequence ATGTCCGCACCGCCGACCAGTCCCCACCGAGTCGACGGGGAGCGCGTCAGCTTGTACTCGGCGGAGTACACCGAGGATCCGCATCGGGTCTACCGGGAGATGCGGGAGCGGTTCGGCTCGATCGTCCCTGTGGAGGTAGCGCCGGGGGTGCCCGCCACGCTGGTGATCGGGTATCGCACGGGTTTGAACATTCTCAATGATCAGGAGCGGTTCTCGTCCGATCCGCGGGCCTGGGAGGCGGCCGTTCCCGCCGACTGCCCGGTGCTGCCGGTGTTCCGGTGGCGGCCGAATGCCTCACGGAACTCCGGGTATGCGCACGAGCGGCTGCGGGAGGCCACCACGGCGGCCGTCGACAGCGTGAATATGCATGCGACGCATGCCCTCGTCGAGCAGTTCGCGATGCCGTTGATCAACGGCTTCTGTGAGACCGGATCCGCCGATCTCACGATGCAGTATGTGGCGCCGCTGGTCTACATGGTGGTGAACCAGCTGGTGGGGTGCCCGGTCCACATCAGCGCGAAGGCGGCTGCGGCGACGGCCTCGGTGTTCGAGGGTGCGCCGGTGGCGGAGGCCAGCCGCGCGTTCGAGCGGGCACTCGCCGAGTTGGTCGGCTACAAGCGCGCCCACCCCGGCGCGGACATCACCACGGCGTTGATGCGCCATCCCGTCCGGCTCGACGACGAGGAGATTCTGCACCAGGTGCTGCTGTTCTACGGCGTCGGTATCGATCCGGTGCAGGCTCTGATCGTCAACGCGTTGCGGCTGCTGCTCGTCGACGATGGGTTCGGCGAGCAGATCGTCGGCGGCGCGATGTCGACCCGGGATGCCATCGACCGGGTGCTCTTCGACGATCCGCCGCTGCCGAACCCCTCCATCGTGTATCCGAAGCAGCCGACTCTGCTCGAGGGGGTCTGGCTGCCCGCGAATCAACCGGTGATCGTCAGCCTCGCCGGATGCAACGACGATCCGGAGATCGCCGGTGAGGATCATGCCGGGAGCCGAGCGCATCTGGCCTGGGGCGCCGGACCGCACACCTGCCCGGCCAGGTCGCTCGGTTATCTGATCGCCGAATGCGCGATTGATCAGCTGCTCGACGTGCTGCCCGACATACGGCTGGCCGTTCCCGTCGAGGAGTTGCGGTGGCGTCCTGGACCGTTGCATCGCACGCTGGCGGCGTTGCCGGTCGTGTTTCCCCCGGCACCGCCGCTGCCAATCGCCTGA
- a CDS encoding sulfatase-like hydrolase/transferase, which produces MFTLRIARRALTASLVAIAASTMCVSAASAEEDHRPNVVLILADDLDSLTTPVWQAMPHTAALIRDRGVEFTHGFAPLPICCGGRSSILTGEYGHNTGVLTNAGPAGGLQAFRAKGNETRTFVKALHDSGYRTGMAGVYLNGLEHSPGHIPPGWDDWNAGVDNSLYTGYNYTLNENGDSVQYGGAPEDYLTDVVAEKSRRFITDSAASGQPFFWYAASTAPHFPLPPAPRHIAESQPTTAPRSPNFQEADVSDKPSWLVHTADARAAAIEATNDADYTARLGSLKALDEMVAGIVATLADTGELDNTYLIFTSDNGYSLGAHRLDQKMAPYEESIRVPLVIAGPGIANRCTAAMALSIDLAPTILDWAGIGATDRMDGRSLTPVLRGDISPWRTDFLAEYGGAGYTGRDGVAQELILAADTPADVMDIPSWVAVRNQRYLYVRWYERERPLEDRKYELYDLEVDPYQLTNLIDTPEGRAAHTDVVAGLDRRLSELKACAGTSCH; this is translated from the coding sequence TTGTTCACTCTGCGTATCGCACGACGAGCACTGACCGCCTCACTGGTCGCCATAGCGGCATCGACAATGTGCGTCTCGGCCGCATCGGCGGAGGAGGATCACCGGCCCAATGTGGTGCTGATCCTCGCCGACGACCTGGATTCGCTGACCACGCCGGTATGGCAGGCGATGCCGCACACCGCCGCGTTGATCCGGGATCGGGGCGTCGAATTCACCCACGGGTTCGCGCCGCTGCCGATCTGCTGCGGGGGCCGCTCGTCGATCCTGACCGGCGAATACGGGCACAACACCGGAGTGCTGACCAATGCCGGACCCGCGGGCGGCTTGCAGGCATTCCGCGCCAAGGGCAACGAGACCCGCACCTTCGTCAAGGCCCTGCACGACAGCGGGTACCGGACCGGAATGGCGGGCGTGTACCTCAACGGCCTCGAACACTCCCCCGGCCATATCCCGCCCGGCTGGGACGACTGGAACGCCGGTGTCGACAACTCCCTCTACACGGGCTACAACTACACCCTCAACGAGAACGGCGACTCTGTGCAATACGGTGGAGCACCGGAGGATTACCTGACCGATGTCGTCGCCGAGAAATCCCGGCGCTTCATCACCGATTCCGCCGCATCCGGGCAACCGTTCTTCTGGTATGCGGCATCCACCGCGCCACATTTCCCGCTGCCACCCGCGCCGCGCCATATCGCCGAAAGCCAGCCCACCACCGCGCCGCGCTCGCCGAACTTCCAGGAAGCCGATGTCTCCGACAAACCCAGCTGGCTCGTTCACACCGCCGATGCCAGGGCCGCGGCGATCGAGGCGACCAACGATGCCGATTACACCGCCCGGCTGGGCTCGCTGAAAGCGCTCGACGAGATGGTGGCCGGCATCGTGGCGACTCTCGCCGACACCGGTGAACTCGACAACACCTACCTGATCTTCACCTCCGACAACGGTTACAGCCTCGGCGCACACCGCCTGGACCAGAAAATGGCGCCGTATGAGGAATCCATCCGAGTGCCGCTGGTGATCGCCGGCCCCGGCATCGCGAACAGATGCACCGCGGCCATGGCGCTGTCGATCGATCTGGCGCCGACCATTCTCGATTGGGCCGGTATCGGTGCGACGGATCGGATGGACGGTCGTTCGCTGACGCCCGTGCTGCGTGGTGACATTTCGCCGTGGCGGACGGATTTCCTCGCCGAGTACGGCGGCGCGGGTTACACCGGCCGGGACGGCGTCGCCCAGGAGCTGATCCTCGCGGCCGACACACCGGCCGACGTCATGGACATTCCGTCCTGGGTCGCTGTCCGCAACCAGCGCTACCTCTATGTGCGCTGGTACGAACGTGAGCGACCCCTCGAGGACCGCAAGTACGAGCTCTACGACTTGGAGGTCGACCCTTACCAGTTGACCAATCTGATCGACACCCCCGAGGGCCGGGCCGCGCACACCGATGTCGTGGCCGGACTCGATCGGCGGCTGAGCGAACTGAAGGCCTGTGCCGGGACGAGCTGTCACTGA
- a CDS encoding nuclease-related domain-containing protein gives MLLLVNRDSELSSAEARFAEWVRWSPAQPGVVLLNVHVPHRGRSRQLDALIWTRQRCIAVEIKGFRSQQHGTLVVPPNGPWLMDDGRIADIYGNTYDHDPISQVRTNSLAMKNWAARVTHRRCFVYGLVVVMLLPGQHVPSLDAHAHPEKTDIIIEDFDVFRYYLHRLENQKVQWNAERVHTLLTRLGVAHLYDGRQDLIAAALGEPAGSPLGSGVLGAIQPHSH, from the coding sequence GTGCTGCTGTTGGTCAACCGGGATTCGGAGTTGTCATCCGCCGAAGCGCGGTTCGCCGAATGGGTTCGGTGGAGCCCCGCTCAGCCCGGAGTGGTCTTGCTCAACGTCCACGTCCCCCACCGTGGACGTAGCCGCCAACTCGATGCGCTGATCTGGACCCGGCAACGGTGCATCGCGGTGGAGATCAAGGGATTCCGCAGCCAGCAGCATGGCACGCTGGTCGTGCCGCCGAACGGGCCCTGGTTGATGGACGACGGCCGGATCGCCGATATCTACGGCAACACCTATGACCACGACCCCATCAGCCAAGTCCGCACGAACTCCCTGGCGATGAAGAACTGGGCCGCCCGGGTGACTCATCGGAGATGCTTCGTCTACGGCCTGGTCGTGGTGATGCTGCTACCCGGCCAGCACGTCCCGTCGCTGGACGCCCACGCCCATCCGGAGAAGACCGACATCATCATCGAAGACTTCGACGTGTTCCGCTACTATCTGCACCGCCTGGAAAACCAGAAGGTGCAGTGGAACGCCGAGCGGGTCCACACCTTGCTGACCCGACTCGGCGTCGCGCACCTCTACGACGGTCGCCAGGATCTGATCGCGGCCGCGCTCGGGGAACCAGCAGGCTCCCCTCTCGGTAGCGGCGTTCTCGGTGCGATTCAGCCACACAGCCACTGA
- a CDS encoding DUF3558 family protein — MVASLGIILTVISGACADPSNLGRGSGVEPSFLRAPFNLCDDVTADFYAKYGFDYPPRPSRAAFVVGPNKGSGCSFNADRLYSLTVAMTDDPVGLGVASEYNKLVYENYVIGDMPAEIARAQSKSSARGSYIGSASCEINVELPDRMVTFYFSNSGFLQDAPEPCDKLTEIATDVVMMIQSKR, encoded by the coding sequence ATGGTCGCTTCGCTCGGCATCATTCTGACCGTGATATCGGGCGCATGCGCGGATCCAAGTAACCTCGGTCGTGGATCTGGCGTCGAACCATCCTTTCTGCGCGCGCCGTTCAACCTGTGCGACGACGTCACCGCAGACTTCTATGCGAAGTATGGTTTCGATTATCCGCCGAGACCATCGCGCGCGGCATTCGTTGTAGGGCCGAACAAGGGTAGTGGCTGCTCGTTCAACGCTGATAGGCTGTACAGTCTTACTGTCGCGATGACCGATGATCCGGTCGGCCTGGGGGTGGCATCTGAGTACAACAAACTTGTTTACGAGAATTATGTAATCGGTGACATGCCGGCAGAAATTGCCCGTGCGCAGAGCAAGTCGAGTGCACGCGGGAGTTATATCGGAAGCGCATCTTGCGAAATCAACGTCGAGTTACCGGACCGCATGGTCACCTTTTATTTCTCGAACTCAGGATTTCTTCAAGATGCGCCCGAACCGTGCGATAAGTTGACAGAAATAGCCACGGATGTCGTTATGATGATCCAGTCGAAGAGGTGA
- a CDS encoding DUF3558 domain-containing protein → MRIKSAATVALSVVVALLPSACNSAADRRTETPRNGIPASFDPCKDVTPEFIAKYGFDTPLTPFGPAAVIGPHEGKGCRFDVDKGFNMSIAVADAELGDATKYDKLVYRNIVVGGKSAEVAYPQDQSDSGDAYVSSESCELNVEIPDGLLTFFLSSFDVSRDAPEPCDLLVEIATEVVTMLPGG, encoded by the coding sequence GTGCGAATTAAGTCGGCGGCAACGGTTGCGCTGAGCGTTGTTGTTGCGTTATTGCCGAGCGCGTGCAACAGCGCAGCCGACCGTAGGACGGAAACGCCCCGAAACGGTATTCCTGCTTCGTTCGATCCATGTAAAGATGTCACGCCGGAATTCATCGCAAAGTACGGGTTCGATACCCCACTCACCCCCTTCGGACCCGCAGCTGTTATCGGACCCCACGAGGGAAAGGGGTGTCGATTCGATGTGGACAAAGGTTTCAACATGAGTATTGCGGTTGCGGACGCTGAGCTCGGTGACGCCACGAAATACGACAAGTTGGTGTACAGGAATATCGTAGTCGGCGGCAAGTCGGCAGAAGTCGCATACCCGCAGGATCAGTCGGATTCAGGCGACGCCTATGTCAGCAGCGAATCTTGTGAGCTAAACGTCGAGATACCCGACGGCCTACTGACCTTCTTTCTGTCCAGCTTCGACGTGTCCCGTGATGCGCCGGAGCCATGCGATCTACTGGTTGAAATAGCCACCGAAGTGGTCACGATGCTACCGGGCGGGTGA
- a CDS encoding DUF6069 family protein translates to MSATTTITARIPALSRPVALFGAIGAALTTNLVVWLIGAAAGGTFEMTDAGQVQSVAPGGIIMLTVVPMLVGLGAAVLLSYKWIGVLRVAAVIGSVLAVVTIAMTVSADFDTASTIALSITHLTLVPALVVATEGLRRKLLEG, encoded by the coding sequence ATGAGCGCCACGACCACTATCACCGCACGCATCCCCGCACTGAGCCGTCCCGTCGCCCTCTTCGGTGCGATCGGTGCCGCGCTGACGACCAACCTCGTCGTCTGGCTGATCGGCGCGGCCGCCGGTGGCACGTTCGAAATGACCGACGCGGGGCAGGTGCAAAGTGTCGCCCCTGGCGGAATCATCATGTTGACCGTGGTTCCGATGCTGGTCGGCCTCGGTGCGGCCGTGCTGCTGTCCTACAAATGGATCGGCGTGCTGCGTGTCGCCGCGGTGATCGGCTCGGTGCTCGCCGTCGTCACCATCGCCATGACCGTGAGTGCCGACTTCGACACCGCATCCACGATCGCGCTGTCGATCACGCACCTGACGCTGGTTCCCGCTCTCGTCGTCGCCACCGAGGGGCTGCGCCGCAAGCTGCTCGAAGGGTGA